Within the Glycine soja cultivar W05 chromosome 3, ASM419377v2, whole genome shotgun sequence genome, the region attatagtctTTCACATGATGATGCAGGAAACATGTTGTTTTTGGAAAAGTTGTCAACGGAATAGACATTTTGAAGAAAATTGAGCAGGTGGGAACATCTGATGGGAAACCTACCCAGCcagttaaaattattgattgtgGTGAAGTCTCTGAAACAAAAATTCAGCATACTGCAGAGAAGGAGAAAGGTACTTGTGATAGGGAATAGATATTgatgaatattattattatattataaacctTGTTGTTTCAGTCTACTGCTAAATGTAATTGCTTGTAATATGTTAACTACTTCTCATTTtaggaaaaaggagaaaatcTGGGAAGTCCTTATCTTCTGATGATGGTTCTGACAAAAAATCAaggggaaaaaggaaaaaatcttCCAAAGACACAAGGAAGAGAAGGAGGAGATACTCAACATCTGATAGTGATAGCTATTCCTCAGATTCTGAGTCAGATTCAGATTCTGAATCGGATTCATCAGTTTCTGATTCTAGTTCCTCTAGTGATGGGAAACACCAGAAGAGGAGGAGAAATAAGCACAAGCATGGGAAGAAGAGGAAAATTGGACGAAAGCAGCGGAAGAGAAGCCAGCACGGTAGAACTAAAAAATCAAGACACAAGTCTAGGCGGTCTGATTATAGCATTCCCCTTATTTCTTATAGTAGCACTCCTCCAGTACGTTTTAATTGAATTACTTTCCTTTTTTCAGGAGCTCTGAGGATTCAAGTGATACAAATAGTGATAGCGCTAGTGGCAGTAGTTCTAGCGATGAGAAAGCTGATCGTCATGCCTCAGGTCGTAAAGCACCTGCTGACAATAAAGCCCAAAGAAATCTAGGTATGCTATTTATAGAATTCTTGTGATATGTTCCACGCCCTCTCATCTCTCCCTTTTCCTCTACAAATACTCTAATTTGGTTtttttggtggtggtggtggggggggggggggggatatgGGGATATTTATGAATATGGATATATTGATATCTCCAAGCTAATAGCTGCTCATGCTACAGACACAGGAAAGCAATTTTCCAACCCTTCTTGTCAAAGGCAAACTATTCCTGAACAAACAATGGATCCCAAGGTAAGAAGAATTGTGGACAAGCAATCACATGAAGAAGGTGAATTCTCTCCGGAGAATGGTGCATTTGTGAATAACAGGCATGATACTCAAGCTGAATTTAGTAAACCTGCTAAGCAACATGCTAATTCAGATGATTCAAATCACAATAGGTTTTGCCTCTTGCTTTCTTAGCATCTAATAATTATTCATCTCATGTAAATTTTGCTTCAATTAAAATGTCAACTCCATCCTGGGATTTGGACACATCTCTAATTGTGCTAAGTTTGTGTGACATCTTATTTAACCAGAGGTGCAAGTCCTGGAAGAAGTCCTACCAGGGATTCTGGGGAGCTAAACCAAGGACGTGCTTTGTTGTTGGCTAGTCCTGGCAAAAAAAGTCCTGGCCAAAAAGCATCTGAACCTCCTGCCCCCAAACATGGTCAGGGATTTTCAAAAAGCCCTTCACCAAATAGCATGCCTAAGCGTATTAAAAAAGGGCGTGGCTTTACTGAGCGTTATGCC harbors:
- the LOC114406887 gene encoding peptidyl-prolyl cis-trans isomerase CYP63-like — protein: MGLEKNPRVFFDVSIDGDPVERIVIQLFASIVPRTAENFRALCTGEKGIGESTGKPLHYKGTSLHRIIRGFMAQGGDFSRGNGTGGESIYGGKFADENFKLTHDGPGILSMANSGPNTNGSQFFITFKRQPHLDGKHVVFGKVVNGIDILKKIEQVGTSDGKPTQPVKIIDCGEVSETKIQHTAEKEKGKRRKSGKSLSSDDGSDKKSRGKRKKSSKDTRKRRRRYSTSDSDSYSSDSESDSDSESDSSVSDSSSSSDGKHQKRRRNKHKHGKKRKIGRKQRKRSQHGRTKKSRHKSRRSSEDSSDTNSDSASGSSSSDEKADRHASGRKAPADNKAQRNLDTGKQFSNPSCQRQTIPEQTMDPKVRRIVDKQSHEEGEFSPENGAFVNNRHDTQAEFSKPAKQHANSDDSNHNRGASPGRSPTRDSGELNQGRALLLASPGKKSPGQKASEPPAPKHGQGFSKSPSPNSMPKRIKKGRGFTERYAFARRYRTPSPERSPPHSYRYGDRNIRRNFDRNTSYRSYSGRSPPRRFRSPPGGRNRPRYQSRRSRSRSISGSPVRGRFRERDRSRSPRRSPSPEDRLPLISDRLKSRLGPRSDEGLRDRGRSRSRSKSRSKGSSHSRSPDATPPKRYDKRTSVPRSRSRSSSASGQKGLVSYGDASPDSGSR